GTTATTACACGAAATCTGGCTGGATTCACTTTCATTTGTGTGAGtggttaaaaagaaaaataaggcAGAGAGAGGAATGGATTGTTCTTTTTAAAGTTATATTGAGGTTAGATTCCCTCACCTCTACATACAACCAAAAGAATCTGCCAATCACTCCCATCTTTTATTTCcttgaaaaatatatgtacataaaaatactatatagcCTAACTTTACAAGAACatctaacatttttaaacGTTTATATAGACACACTATTTTCAATTCATTTAGGGCTGAgctgaacatatatatattgatcaaTATCcatattgattttatatatctcGTCGTCGACTCATATACCGGATCCAAGACATTATGTTCCACAACTCAACAAACGATAAGAAAAGTTTTTCTACCCAAAAGtcaaaatagaagaaaacactaaaaaaattgCTATCACATAGTTAAAAGTAGTTCATCAGCATCATGAATACAAAAGATACATGGATATGTGTAAACATACGACATGCGTAcatataaatttggtaataCTACATATGAGtctatcattttcttctgtCGACATCGATgagtctatatatatgtagattcTTCgttgaaaaatgttatatgaAGGGACATATATACAAGTATGGTGGGGGCAACATTACGGAAGAGCAAGCCAAGATAGAGATgagacacaacacaacaaaccTTACACTTTTTCTTTACCTTCTTTTTAGGAGCAATTCTTGTATTTATACACCACCTTTACTTAATTATTATACACCATTATCTATCCTGATATATTAATTATACAAAGAAATGTCCGTGTGGTGGAATATATCGCTtgttatcaaaacaaatttatagaaaattaataagattCGAACTATCAAGAGATaacttatataaaaattgttcTTAACTGATCATTCCCAAACAATCCACCCATGAACacgtattttaaaaaatgttactagattttaacccgcggtataccggGGGacgatttcttttttttaaaagcaatatatattaaaatttgcaaattttatttttataaaatatttatattttacagtttataattgttattaagtaacgctataccacgaatccatgagacaattgttaaaaaactgaagttgtaATCCCTATTAAcacaacatattaataatattttataattttataaatattgatacaaatacatccaccatataacccaattccaaaataaaacctgttctataatttatttatccgtcctgtgatttttttttaaagtagtaatttttaaaatttaagaattatttttatatataaaagttttacaaattgtatcattctctaatacatttatattttataatttaattttatatatagtaacattatacataccacataacatttttggttttatataatcttttctaaattaggatgatttgatatgtttaatactagtggtcttaaaaaataataaattaaagatttaacccgtattgaaacggtggattaattatattttactttttattaatgttgattcaaaaacccgtcacTCCAAATCtgtcttgccaaaaagccatttattttattaatattaattttactaatgatatgactctgaattataatttaaatattttagctaataacataggagtacaccatatttatttaataggagaATGTCaatgcacttttacccaaatccaccaaaaaagtcttgcaaaaatactatagagataagaaacgatagtcggttttgataggtataagattagcaaatatattagttagcttaaattagttaaaaaatacaaatcgaAAAGgatattacactttattcgaatatagtatcaaaacttatataacacagagatttgataaaattttaattgttgaatacttttttttgtgctaatttttatgtgattaagatttaattgattttgtatataaaatattaaattgttttacgaacttatttgtttataatttggtaacagatagatatttgagtattcagtatattttgcttcagtttaggaaatctttgatgacccgtctttagatccaataagccctataatctagatattaacctgTAGTATACCGCATGTaagcttatattttagttaaactaaaaacttttattgtaaagatgatttaaaaatatatgatattattttatttgattttaaatgtatagtaaactgtgagttgtatatgttttgttgatattatctatattgtttagtgtttaagattatacacttgtagtttgattgttaatttaagagtttcacctgtagtataccatcttgtattaatatcgatctaaacccgtcaattctaggattttccagcttgtattaaaaattgaattacatcatacacataaaaaaatttaatatgttattaattattatagtatataagattataaattttcaatataatatgtatgaaattaaatataaatatttcaaattatgacccgttactcagtagaaagttttcttaaatctatttttcacccgttataatatttttttcatgtattgaacagtttatattcgttttaaaaaattctaattatggaatatgcgaaaaaactctaattatttttttataatgatgatattattttttcgcaaaaatagaatcatataaagatgagaagtgaattataataattaataaaaaattaatatgataatttagatatcaaatctaatttgttgattttaattggttactttttttgaaattaataatgtatttcatttttctaattatatcaaattaattaaaaattatatatcaaatcttatatgttgattttgattggttattatttttgaaaattaataatatatttcgtttttaaattaaatttaattaattaaattagtatttgactttttaattcttaaagagataaattaatttactctttaaaattttatttctaatggcatacctatgtaattacttataaaaattaaggttatatttaaaatgtacttcccaaataatatagtaggatatgGTATAACGTAACACTGCAACTTATACGGATCGTGCAAAATCCTAAAAGGCCATTTTGCAataatataaccaacaaaaaatcatttttacaaaacatgaaaagaaaGTAACATAGAGGACCATATTAAAATAGGTGGTAATAATTGCAAACAAAGAATTTTCACTTGCACATACGATATGTGTCCATTAGGATTGATCGATGTCTATACGACCAAAACCTAAGTGTACAAACCTTTCTTTTATCTGATCTTATTGCCTCATATATGGAAGAAAAAGGTAACACCAATTTACAAAAAGGCaacaaataagaagaaaaaaaaaagtggtgtGAAATCGGGAAATGAtcgaagaaagagaaataaaaaaacacatactaaccaaaaaataataataatcataaagaaagaaagaggaaaggGTCAAGAGAGCATATATTCTCTTCTCCAACAGAACCCCACTCATGTTTCCAGATATGgagtgaaagaagaagaaaagaaaaagaaagaaaaaaaacatcaaccactccaaagatttatatatatatctattaatCTCCATATCTTTGCCAACAAACCCAACAatctttgaaaacaaatcaccctttcgtttttatttaaatttcttgggtcgtttcttaaatttgtatgTGTTTATTAATGGAGATCAACAATAATGCCAACAATACTAATACTACTATTGATAATCACAAGGCAAAGATGAGCCTTGTGTTGTCAACGGATGCTAAGCCAAGGTTGAAATGGACTTGTGATCTTCATCACAAATTCATCGAAGCCGTTAATCAACTTGGAGGACCTAACAGTACGtacttttgtctttttttcatcttcattttcatgtttcttgattgtctttttttaatatatttggttGTTCTGTTTATGTTTGTAGAAGCAACACCTAAGGGTTTGATGAAGGTTATGGAGATTCCTGGGCTTACCTTATACCATCTCAAGAGCCATTTACAGGTTTGATCAGTATTCACCAGAATCTTTAATTAGATgagtctttttttctattgtctCTTGAAAATCTAATTTATTCTATCTTTCTGCAGAAATATCGGTTAGGGAAGAGCATGAAGTTCGATGATAACAAGCTAGAAGGTTTGATGTTTTCTGATCAAATATTAACATTGATAATGTTTTTAGAGAAAAGATAGAAACAAATTCTTGAGTTTGGACTCTGATCTGACCAAATTAggttaaaatatgttttgtttcttgatgagCAGTTTCCTCTGCAtcagagaatcaagaagttgAGAGTAAAAACGATTCAAGAGATCTCCGAGGCTGCAGTGTCACCGAAGAAAACAGCAATCCAGCTAAAGAGTAATGATCAGAAAATCAAATAGTCTTTTATAGATAGATTTTAGATAAAGatgaaaattaattgtttgttCATTTGAAGCAGAGGGCTACAAATCACAGAGGCTTTACAAATGCAGATGGAAGTTCAGAAGAAACTTCATGAACAAATCGAAGTAATAACATCAACCAGAACCTCCTAATTAACTACAATTAAGCACAATAATGTCTCTTTTGGGgtattaaaatgttttggtttcaggttCAGAGGCATTTGCAGGTGAAGATTGAGGCACAAGGAAAGTATCTACAGTCCGTTTTAATGAAAGCTCAACAAACTCTCGCTGGCTACTCATCTTCAAATCTCGGCATGGATTTTGCGAGGACCGAGCTCTCTAGATTAGCTTCAATGGTGAACAGAGGCTGTCCAAGCACTTCGTTCTCAGAGCTAACgcaagtagaagaagaagaagaaggtttctTGTGGTACAAGAAAccagaaaacagaggaattagTCAGCTGAGATGTTCAGTAGAGAGCTCGTTGACATCTTCAGAGACCTCAGAGACAAAACTGGATACTGACAATAACCTTAATAAATCGATTGAACTTCCGTTGATGGAGATCAACTCGGAAGTGATGaaggggaagaagagaagcataaacgacgtcgtttgcGTGGAGCAGCCTCTAATGAAGAGAGCTTTTGgagttgatgatgatgagcaTTTGAAGTTGAGTTTGAATACTTACAAGAAAGACATGGAGGCGTGTACGAACATAGGACTAGggtttaattaaaaaaaaaacattttactaaagttatataaaaatgttttaaaagaatcCAGTAATATATATGCGTAGATTTCTATAGATTATTGTAGAGATTTTGTGAGTAAGTCGTGGTGAAGAAGAACGCATGGGAATATTCTATATGAGTCAACAACATGTTATAATATACTATATAGAAAATGTGTGATATGTGTGTATAGATTAGGTGGGGAGGCTTGTGGATGTGGTAAAGGCGGATTTGGAGGAAACTTTTTATGATCAAtgaaagaagcaaaatgatTAAATTAGAGTGAGCTTTTTATCATGATGTTCCGACCATGATAAGCATGTTGGCTTCTCAGTGGTTGTTTTATGACAAGACAAACCAACACTTGAGTCCTGCGAAGCAATATTCGAATATCTAtccttaattattttactaattagCCATCTTGAATATTTCTTCCAACCTCATGCGAGAGAAGGTGTTACTTGTT
This sequence is a window from Arabidopsis thaliana chromosome 1 sequence. Protein-coding genes within it:
- a CDS encoding Homeodomain-like superfamily protein (Homeodomain-like superfamily protein; CONTAINS InterPro DOMAIN/s: Homeodomain-like (InterPro:IPR009057), Myb, DNA-binding (InterPro:IPR014778), Myb-like DNA-binding domain, SHAQKYF class (InterPro:IPR006447), Homeodomain-related (InterPro:IPR012287); BEST Arabidopsis thaliana protein match is: Homeodomain-like superfamily protein (TAIR:AT3G04030.3); Has 1687 Blast hits to 1671 proteins in 68 species: Archae - 0; Bacteria - 6; Metazoa - 4; Fungi - 0; Plants - 1652; Viruses - 0; Other Eukaryotes - 25 (source: NCBI BLink).), with product MCLLMEINNNANNTNTTIDNHKAKMSLVLSTDAKPRLKWTCDLHHKFIEAVNQLGGPNKATPKGLMKVMEIPGLTLYHLKSHLQKYRLGKSMKFDDNKLEVSSASENQEVESKNDSRDLRGCSVTEENSNPAKDRGLQITEALQMQMEVQKKLHEQIEVQRHLQVKIEAQGKYLQSVLMKAQQTLAGYSSSNLGMDFARTELSRLASMVNRGCPSTSFSELTQVEEEEEGFLWYKKPENRGISQLRCSVESSLTSSETSETKLDTDNNLNKSIELPLMEINSEVMKGKKRSINDVVCVEQPLMKRAFGVDDDEHLKLSLNTYKKDMEACTNIGLGFN
- a CDS encoding Homeodomain-like superfamily protein (Homeodomain-like superfamily protein; CONTAINS InterPro DOMAIN/s: Myb, DNA-binding (InterPro:IPR014778), Homeodomain-like (InterPro:IPR009057), Myb-like DNA-binding domain, SHAQKYF class (InterPro:IPR006447), Homeodomain-related (InterPro:IPR012287); BEST Arabidopsis thaliana protein match is: Homeodomain-like superfamily protein (TAIR:AT3G04030.3); Has 1694 Blast hits to 1678 proteins in 70 species: Archae - 0; Bacteria - 6; Metazoa - 10; Fungi - 0; Plants - 1653; Viruses - 0; Other Eukaryotes - 25 (source: NCBI BLink).), giving the protein MCLLMEINNNANNTNTTIDNHKAKMSLVLSTDAKPRLKWTCDLHHKFIEAVNQLGGPNKATPKGLMKVMEIPGLTLYHLKSHLQKYRLGKSMKFDDNKLEVSSASENQEVESKNDSRDLRGCSVTEENSNPAKEGLQITEALQMQMEVQKKLHEQIEVQRHLQVKIEAQGKYLQSVLMKAQQTLAGYSSSNLGMDFARTELSRLASMVNRGCPSTSFSELTQVEEEEEGFLWYKKPENRGISQLRCSVESSLTSSETSETKLDTDNNLNKSIELPLMEINSEVMKGKKRSINDVVCVEQPLMKRAFGVDDDEHLKLSLNTYKKDMEACTNIGLGFN